The sequence ACATCAAAAATCAACATACCAACTCCAGGTACCCATCTTACTCCTCAGCATAGTACTCTGTTAAATTCTGCTTGttgtttagatttttattaGCCTGTTTTCTCTAGATTAACTGCTGTTTCTGGTGTAGTAAATGTACCATCTACTACTTCAGACGGGGCTCGGGATAGTAGACAGAAAAAAAAGTCGAAATGGGACaaggttttgttttattgaaaatgatttGCAGCTCAAAGAGAATTGTGCTCGAGATAATTGATTCAATGTACTTGTTTCAGGTGGATATTGACCAAAAGAGTTTGTTTACTGTCGGAGGGCAAGAAAATCTTTCTGCTGTTGGTGCTCATGCAGCTCTCCTATCTGCTGCTAAAGCTGGTAGTGGATACTCAGCATTCGTGTAAGTTAATCATTCAAGAATTGGGAGTTTTGTTGCTCCTATTACTTTTATATGTTCTCCCTTGCTGACTTAGTATTCTGCTCTAATTTTGGCATTGAGT is a genomic window of Salvia hispanica cultivar TCC Black 2014 unplaced genomic scaffold, UniMelb_Shisp_WGS_1.0 HiC_scaffold_162, whole genome shotgun sequence containing:
- the LOC125198535 gene encoding uncharacterized protein LOC125198535 encodes the protein MRREMERKEQERKKSQMLEFTPGGVQLGNVLPTSKINIPTPVNVPSTTSDGARDSRQKKKSKWDKVDIDQKSLFTVGGQENLSAVGAHAALLSAAKAGSGYSAFVQQRRKEAEDRRSSDRKSDRR